The Pseudomonas leptonychotis genomic sequence CTGTCATCAGGCAGATCGAAGCCCCCACCCAAATCTGAAGAGTCGCTATCGGCGGCCATACTTTCCTGCAACTCTGCTTCTTTCAGCGCATTGCGGCGCGACAGCATCATCAGCGCAACCAGCAACAGCAACAGTGCCCCACCACCGGCGGCACCCAACAGCATCGGATTGGCCATCAAATCATCAAGCGTGCTGCTTTCAGTTTGTGGCTCGGCAACCACTGGCGCCTCAACAACCGGCGCGACGGGCGCTACCGGAGCTGGCTCAGGCGCTGCAACCGGGGCAGGTTCCTGCGCAACAGGTGCGACAGCCTCAGGCTGTACGGCTGGCTCTTCGCTGTAATTAAAATCAGTTTCACCTGTGGCCGCAGGCTCAGCTGGTACCACTGGAGCTGGTTCTACGACCGGTGCTGGTGGCGTAACCCCTTGAGCAGGCTCAGCCGGTGTCTCTACGGCAACCGGACTCTCAGAAGGTGCAGCGGCTGATATCGGCGCTTTGCTTTGTGCGGCCAGATCGGCCTGCAGCTTAGCCATCTGATCGTCTTTCAGCTGAATCAGGCGCTGTAATTTGTCGAGCTGGCTTTGCAGGTCGCCCATGCGGCCTTTCAACTCGTCATTTTCGCGACGGCTGGAGTCCAGGCTTTCCTGAGTCACGGCGAGCTTGTTAGTCAGCGCTTTGCTGTCGGCAGCACCTTTATCACTGCCAGCAGTGGCTTTACCGCTGTCAGCGGCAACCAGCTTCAAGCTATCGCCGGTTTCGACCTTGGCCGGAGCAGCGGCAGCGCTTGTACGCTTAGTCGCATCCAACTGACGGGCACTGGCAGCGACGCTGCGACCTTCACGCCACGCCGCATTTTGCTCAGCAACTTGAGCGATCGCTTCACCTTGGGAACGGCTCTTAACCTGCTGCTCATCAGGCAGACGCAGAACCTGACCGTTCTTCAAGCGGTTGATATTGCCGCCAATGAAGGCATCCGGATTCAAATCCTGAATCGCCAGCATGGCCTGGTGCACGCTGCCGCCTGCACTCGCACGCTGGGCAATTTCCCAGAGCGTATCGTTGGCAGTGGTTTTGTATTCATTGCCTTGCAGCGGCTTGGCTGCTGGGGCAGACGGTGCGACTGGTGCAGTAGGCGCGGCCGGGGAAGAAACTGGCTTAGTCGCAGCAGGCGCTGGGCGAGGAGCAGGCGCTTGTACACGCGGCGCAGGAGCTGATGCGGCTACAGGTAACTGCGCGGCAGCAGGCGTAACGCTCTGCGGGGTATAAAGCGGCGGATCAAGCAGCAGGGTGTATTCACGCAGCAAACGACCATTAGGCCATAGCACTTCCACCAGGAAGTTCAGATACGGCTCACGCATGGGTTTGTTGGAGGTGACCCGAATGACGCTTTTACCATTGGGTTTGAGCACCGGCGTGAATTTTAGATCCGTCAGAAAATACTGACGGTCTACGCCGGCCTTATTGAATGCTTCCGGGGTCGCCAAGGTCGGTATAACTTCATTGGAAGCCAGGTCACGCACCTCCAGCAACTCAATTTCAGCGACCAGCGGCTGATTGAGCGCCGACTGCAGAGTCACCTCACCCAGCCCCAGCGCGTGCGCCATACCGGATGACAGCGATGAAGCCGCTGCGATTGCCAGCACCAGTTTGCGAACCCGAACCATAGCGATATCCCTTGTTTTATCTTTTTTTCTCGACCAGCGAGAGGATCTTGAAAATTGCTGCCTGCTCCGTCCGAAGACGCAACCCCATCCAGCAATCAACTCAGCCAGTATTGCCAAGCTCGAAAGATTCTTCAAATTTCTAGGTAAGTATCTTTTACAGATAGTGTTTTATCAACAACTCGGCTAATTGCACAGCATTTAGCGCCGCGCCTTTTCGCACATTATCAGACGCAATCCACAAATTGAGTTCAGCTGGATCATCCAGACCGGCACGTACCCGACCAACATAGACCACATCCTGACCAACGGCATCGCCCACTGCAGTCGGATAATCATCCAACTCCACCCACTCCAAAGCGGGCGCGGCGTCCAGACTGGCATAGACCTGCTCAAGCTCAATCGCCGAAGCGGCTTGCAGCGAAACGCTCAGACTGTCGCCAAAAAAAACCGGGACCTGAATACAAGTCACCGCAACCTGCAAATCGGGTAATGCCAACAATTCCTTGAGTTCGCTGGCGATCTGCCGTTCCAGCGCAGCGTGCCCTGCACTGTCTGTCGGCTCGACTTGCGCCAGCAGGTTGAAGGCCATTTGACGATCAAACAACTGCGGTTCGAGTGCGCGACCATTGAGCAATTCAGCGGTTTGTCGCGCCAACTCGGACACCCCTTCGCGACCGCGACTGGACACCGCCAAACAGGCCGTCACAGTCACCCGCTGAATAGTCAGCTGTGCCGGCAACGCAGCCAATACGGCGGCCAACGCAATACCTGGAGCACTTGGACTGGTCAGTAGATAAGGCGCTTGTAGCCTCCCCAGCACCTCAGGGTTGACCTCAGGGATCACCCGCGGTGCTTGCGCAGCGGGTAGACCACTGGCCAGGTCAATCACGGCACAACCTGCCGCCGCAGCCTGAGCCGCATATTTTTGCGTCACTTTGCTGCCAGCCGCCAAGAACACCAGACGCACGCTGGTAAAGTCGAAGGTTTCTACATCGCGTACACGCAGGTTCTTGCCTTTGAAGGACAGGGATCGACCTGCCGACTCACCACTGGCCACCAGATGCAGGTTAGCCACGGGAAACTCGCGCTCTTCCAGCAGCTGCACCAAGGCTTCGCCAACGCTACCGGTGGCGCCGATTACGGCAATATCGAAGGTACGGATCATAACCAGGCTTCAGGCGAAATAAGCCCCGCACTGTATAGCCGAGCCTGCCAAATGCAAAGGAGCGGGCGGCTAAGCATTCGATTTAACTCGAACATCTAGCAACCCGCCCCTCGTTTTACTGCGCTAAAACACCTCAGTGCGGCGTCATTAACGCTCCAGCAGAATCCGCAGCATACGCCGCAGCGGCTCGGCGGCGCCCCACAACAACTGATCGCCAACGGTGAACGCGCCCAGGTACTGCGAGCCCATATTGAGCTTGCGCAGACGCCCCACCGGTACACTCAAGGTGCCAGTCACAGCAGTCGGCCCCAGCTCGCGGATACTCGCTTCACGCTGATTCGGCACCAACTTGACCCAAGGGTTGTGCTGGCTGATCAGGCCTTCAATGTCCGACAGCGGCACATCTTTGTTCAGCTTGATGGTCAGCGCCTGGCTGTGGCAACGCATGGCGCCGATACGCACGCACAAGCCGTCAACGGGGATCGGGTTTTTGAAGCGACCGAGGATCTTGTTGGTTTCCGCCTGGGCCTTCCACTCTTCACGGCTCTGACCGTTCGGCAGCTCCTTGTCGATATAAGGAATCAGACTGCCCGCAAGCGGAACGCCGAAGTTGTCGACCGGGAAGGCATCGCCGCGCATGGCTTCGGCGACTTTGCGATCGATGTCGAGAATGGCACTGGCCGGGTCAGCCAGCTCATCCGCTACTGAGCCGTGGATCGCGCCCATTTGCTTGATCAGCTCACGCATATTCTGCGCACCGGCGCCCGAGGCCGCCTGATAGGTCATGGCGCTCATCCACTCGACCAAACCGGCTTCGTACAGACCGCCCAAGGCCATCAGCATCAAGCTGACGGTGCAGTTGCCGCCGATGTAGTTCTTGGTGCCGGCATCCAGCTGCTGATCGATCACCTTGCGGTTAACCGGATCAAGCACGATGACCGAACTGTCTTCCATACGCAGCGACGAGGCCGCATCAATCCAGTAGCCCTGCCAGCCCGCTTCACGCAGTTTGGGGAACACTTCATTGGTGTAGTCGCCACCCTGACAAGTCAGGATCACGTCGAGGCTTTTCAGCTCGTCAATGCTGTAGGCGTCCTTCAATGGCGCCGTTTCCTTGCCAATGGCCGGGCCTTGGCCGCCGACATTGGAGGTAGTGAAGAACACAGGCTCGATCAAGTCGAAATCCTGCTCTTCCAGCATGCGCTGCATCAGCACGGAACCGACCATGCCACGCCAACCGACTAGACCTACACGTTTCATAACCACTACACCTATATAAGCTGACCGTCGGAACCGTCCGGCGTGCCAGGAAGATTACCAGGCTGCTGAAAAACTACCTACGTTGCCATCACTGCGTTAAAAACAGGCTCAAATGTTCATTTACAGCTCGTAAACTCCGCTTTTCGCCTGTTTTTGCCTTGTGCTGGCTGCCTCGCCAACCTTTCCAGCGGCCTGTTACAGACTGCGCAGCGCCTCGACTACCGCATCACCCATTGCTGCCGTACCGACCTTGGTCGTGCCGGCGCTATGGATATCACCGGTGCGCAGGCCCTGATCCAGCACCTTGCTCACAGCCAGCTCGATGGCATCGGCGGCAACGGTCTGGTTGAAGCTGTAACGCAGCATCATCGACACCGACAGAATGGTCGCCAACGGGTTGGCAATGCCCTGCCCGGCGATGTCCGGCGCGCTGCCGTGGCACGGCTCGTACATGCCTTTGTTATTGGCATCCAAGGATGCGGACGGCAGCATGCCGATGGAACCGGTGAGCATGGAAGCTTCATCCGACAGAATGTCGCCAAACATGTTGTCGGTGACCATTACATCGAACTGCTTGGGCGCACGCACCAACTGCATCGCGGCGTTGTCGACGTACATATGGCTGAGCTCCACATCCGGGTAGTCCTTGGCCACTTCGATGACCACGGCGCGCCAGAGTTGGCTGGAGGCCAGTACGTTGGCTTTGTCTACCGAGCAGAGCTTCTTGCCGCGCACACGGGCCATGTCGAAACCAACACGGGCGATACGGCGGATTTCACTCTCGCTGTACGGCAGGGTGTCGTAGGCCATGCGCTCGCCGTTTTCCAGCACTTTGCTCTCACGCGGGCTGCCGAAGTAGATGCCGCCGGTCAGCTCACGCACGATAAGGATGTCCAAGCCAGCGACGATTTCGCGCTTAAGGCTGGAAGCATCGGCCAGTTGTGGATAGAGAATTGCCGGACGCAGGTTGCCGAACAGGCCCAGCTGCGAACGGATTTTCAGCAGGCCGCGCTCCGGGCGAATGGCCGGATCAATCGCATCCCATTTCGGGCCGCCTACGGCACCGAGCAGAATGGCATCGGCAGCCTGGGCGCGGACCAGGGTTTCGTCGGCCAGCGGCACGCCGTAACGGTCGATGGCCGCGCCACCGAGGTCGTCGAAGCTCAGCTCGAAACCCAGGTTGTACTTGTCGTTGGCCAGGTTCAGCACCTTGACCGCTTCGGCCATGATTTCTGGGCCGATACCGTCACCGGGGAGAATCAGAATCTGCTTGCTCATCACATCTCTCAAATTTTCGGAGGGTGGATCGGGACGCGTAGTTGACGCTGTTTTCATCCACCGAAACTAAGCAAGGTGGATGAATAAAACGTCATCCACCCTAGCCTCATGTATTACTTGATTGCGCCGAACAGCCAAGGGCTGCGCTGCTGATAAGTCGTTTCAAAGGTTTTGATCGCATCACTGTCCTGCAGGGTCAGGCCGATATCGTCCAACCCATTGAGCAGGCAGTGCTTACGGAACGCATCAACCTCGAAGCTGTACTGCACGCCATCGGCACGGGTCACGGTTTGCGCAGCCAGGTCGACAGTCAGCTGGTAGCCAACAGTGGCTTCGGCCTGCTGGAACAGTGCGTCGACTTCGTCTTCCTTGAGGATGATCGGCAGCAGGCCGTTCTTGAAGCTGTTGTTGTAGAAAATATCGGCAAAGCTGGTGGCGATGATGGCGCGAAAACCGTATTCCTCAAGCGCCCAAGGCGCATGTTCACGAGATGAGCCGCAACCGAAGTTCTCCCGCGCCAGCAGCACGCTGGCGCCCTGATAACGCGGGAAATTCAGTACGAACTCCTGGTTCACCGGGCGCTTGGAGTTGTCCTGATTGGGCTGGCCGATATCGTGATAACGCCACTCATCGAACAGGTTCGGGCCGAAGCCTGAGCGCTTGATCGATTTCAAGAACTGCTTAGGGATGATCTGGTCGGTGTCGACGTTGG encodes the following:
- a CDS encoding aspartate-semialdehyde dehydrogenase; the protein is MIRTFDIAVIGATGSVGEALVQLLEEREFPVANLHLVASGESAGRSLSFKGKNLRVRDVETFDFTSVRLVFLAAGSKVTQKYAAQAAAAGCAVIDLASGLPAAQAPRVIPEVNPEVLGRLQAPYLLTSPSAPGIALAAVLAALPAQLTIQRVTVTACLAVSSRGREGVSELARQTAELLNGRALEPQLFDRQMAFNLLAQVEPTDSAGHAALERQIASELKELLALPDLQVAVTCIQVPVFFGDSLSVSLQAASAIELEQVYASLDAAPALEWVELDDYPTAVGDAVGQDVVYVGRVRAGLDDPAELNLWIASDNVRKGAALNAVQLAELLIKHYL
- the leuD gene encoding 3-isopropylmalate dehydratase small subunit, with the protein product MKAFTQHTGLVAPLDRANVDTDQIIPKQFLKSIKRSGFGPNLFDEWRYHDIGQPNQDNSKRPVNQEFVLNFPRYQGASVLLARENFGCGSSREHAPWALEEYGFRAIIATSFADIFYNNSFKNGLLPIILKEDEVDALFQQAEATVGYQLTVDLAAQTVTRADGVQYSFEVDAFRKHCLLNGLDDIGLTLQDSDAIKTFETTYQQRSPWLFGAIK
- the leuB gene encoding 3-isopropylmalate dehydrogenase codes for the protein MSKQILILPGDGIGPEIMAEAVKVLNLANDKYNLGFELSFDDLGGAAIDRYGVPLADETLVRAQAADAILLGAVGGPKWDAIDPAIRPERGLLKIRSQLGLFGNLRPAILYPQLADASSLKREIVAGLDILIVRELTGGIYFGSPRESKVLENGERMAYDTLPYSESEIRRIARVGFDMARVRGKKLCSVDKANVLASSQLWRAVVIEVAKDYPDVELSHMYVDNAAMQLVRAPKQFDVMVTDNMFGDILSDEASMLTGSIGMLPSASLDANNKGMYEPCHGSAPDIAGQGIANPLATILSVSMMLRYSFNQTVAADAIELAVSKVLDQGLRTGDIHSAGTTKVGTAAMGDAVVEALRSL
- the asd gene encoding aspartate-semialdehyde dehydrogenase gives rise to the protein MKRVGLVGWRGMVGSVLMQRMLEEQDFDLIEPVFFTTSNVGGQGPAIGKETAPLKDAYSIDELKSLDVILTCQGGDYTNEVFPKLREAGWQGYWIDAASSLRMEDSSVIVLDPVNRKVIDQQLDAGTKNYIGGNCTVSLMLMALGGLYEAGLVEWMSAMTYQAASGAGAQNMRELIKQMGAIHGSVADELADPASAILDIDRKVAEAMRGDAFPVDNFGVPLAGSLIPYIDKELPNGQSREEWKAQAETNKILGRFKNPIPVDGLCVRIGAMRCHSQALTIKLNKDVPLSDIEGLISQHNPWVKLVPNQREASIRELGPTAVTGTLSVPVGRLRKLNMGSQYLGAFTVGDQLLWGAAEPLRRMLRILLER
- a CDS encoding FimV/HubP family polar landmark protein; amino-acid sequence: MVRVRKLVLAIAAASSLSSGMAHALGLGEVTLQSALNQPLVAEIELLEVRDLASNEVIPTLATPEAFNKAGVDRQYFLTDLKFTPVLKPNGKSVIRVTSNKPMREPYLNFLVEVLWPNGRLLREYTLLLDPPLYTPQSVTPAAAQLPVAASAPAPRVQAPAPRPAPAATKPVSSPAAPTAPVAPSAPAAKPLQGNEYKTTANDTLWEIAQRASAGGSVHQAMLAIQDLNPDAFIGGNINRLKNGQVLRLPDEQQVKSRSQGEAIAQVAEQNAAWREGRSVAASARQLDATKRTSAAAAPAKVETGDSLKLVAADSGKATAGSDKGAADSKALTNKLAVTQESLDSSRRENDELKGRMGDLQSQLDKLQRLIQLKDDQMAKLQADLAAQSKAPISAAAPSESPVAVETPAEPAQGVTPPAPVVEPAPVVPAEPAATGETDFNYSEEPAVQPEAVAPVAQEPAPVAAPEPAPVAPVAPVVEAPVVAEPQTESSTLDDLMANPMLLGAAGGGALLLLLVALMMLSRRNALKEAELQESMAADSDSSDLGGGFDLPDDSFAGVADDLDGQQADMPNEERVTAQTGDALGEADIYIAYGRFPQAAELLQGAINDEPQRSDLRLKLMEVYAEMGDRNGFTRQDNELREIGGSAAELDQIKARYPAMAVAASAGLAAAATEDSFDSFSLDDLALDEPSPAVAADEQDDAFDLSLDDLESELDRDLQAASSNASLDDLDSLSLDSDLDFSSPIEEADGKDDDLGFDLSLAESSDNDLDLSGDLADFSLDLDSPAPAATAAEDDFLLSLDDEPRVAPVAAEPEVNALDEQADGDFDLSADFDLALNDEAPAQPSSDSFAAQLDEVSAELDMLSMDEPSELAAPVNPASSAALDNDDDFDFLSGTDETATKLDLARAYIDMGDTEGARDILDEVVTEGNEGQQQEARELIAKLV